The Thermoplasma acidophilum DSM 1728 genome includes a window with the following:
- the gltA gene encoding citrate synthase: protein MPETEEISKGLEDVNIKWTRLTTIDGNKGILRYGGYSVEDIIASGAQDEEIQYLFLYGNLPTEQELRKYKETVQKGYKIPDFVINAIRQLPRESDAVAMQMAAVAAMAASETKFKWNKDTDRDVAAEMIGRMSAITVNVYRHIMNMPAELPKPSDSYAESFLNAAFGRKATKEEIDAMNTALILYTDHEVPASTTAGLVAVSTLSDMYSGITAALAALKGPLHGGAAEAAIAQFDEIKDPAMVEKWFNDNIINGKKRLMGFGHRVYKTYDPRAKIFKGIAEKLSSKKPEVHKVYEIATKLEDFGIKAFGSKGIYPNTDYFSGIVYMSIGFPLRNNIYTALFALSRVTGWQAHFIEYVEEQQRLIRPRAVYVGPAERKYVPIAERK from the coding sequence ATGCCAGAAACTGAAGAAATTAGCAAAGGGCTTGAGGATGTCAATATAAAGTGGACAAGGCTCACGACCATCGACGGAAATAAGGGAATCCTGCGATACGGGGGCTATTCTGTCGAAGATATAATTGCCTCTGGGGCACAGGATGAGGAGATCCAGTATCTGTTCCTGTATGGGAACCTTCCAACTGAACAGGAGCTCAGAAAATACAAGGAAACCGTCCAGAAGGGTTATAAGATACCAGATTTTGTCATAAACGCCATAAGGCAGCTGCCAAGGGAATCGGATGCTGTGGCAATGCAGATGGCCGCGGTTGCAGCCATGGCAGCATCGGAGACAAAGTTCAAGTGGAACAAGGATACGGACAGAGACGTTGCAGCAGAAATGATCGGCAGGATGTCAGCGATAACCGTGAACGTGTACAGGCACATAATGAACATGCCGGCCGAGCTTCCGAAACCATCAGACAGCTACGCTGAGAGCTTCCTGAACGCTGCGTTTGGAAGGAAGGCAACAAAGGAAGAGATAGACGCCATGAATACGGCACTGATTCTCTACACAGACCATGAGGTGCCTGCATCTACCACGGCAGGCTTGGTCGCGGTATCAACCCTCTCAGACATGTACTCCGGCATAACTGCAGCTCTTGCGGCCCTCAAGGGTCCGCTGCATGGCGGTGCAGCTGAGGCAGCAATAGCGCAGTTCGATGAGATAAAGGATCCCGCCATGGTGGAGAAGTGGTTCAACGACAACATAATAAACGGAAAGAAGAGACTCATGGGCTTCGGCCACAGGGTATACAAGACCTACGATCCAAGGGCAAAGATATTCAAGGGCATCGCTGAGAAACTCTCCAGCAAGAAGCCAGAGGTGCACAAGGTATATGAGATCGCCACGAAGCTTGAAGACTTTGGCATCAAGGCATTCGGTTCAAAGGGCATATATCCGAACACGGATTACTTCTCCGGAATAGTATACATGTCCATAGGATTCCCGCTGAGGAACAACATATACACGGCGCTCTTCGCGCTATCCAGGGTTACAGGGTGGCAGGCACACTTCATAGA